The following are encoded together in the Terriglobia bacterium genome:
- a CDS encoding DUF1835 domain-containing protein — translation MLHITDGESVAGTLRKSGIPGNVRVYGDLMYEGPAPAGLNAEMWREVRARFMPEAGLRATPEEAREYLDECQDTLAAFSQYEEAVIWLDNSLSNQLILIKVCSIGSAAGIQLAQS, via the coding sequence ATGCTTCATATCACTGATGGTGAGTCAGTAGCAGGAACGCTGAGGAAATCAGGGATACCCGGGAATGTCAGAGTCTACGGTGACTTGATGTACGAAGGACCGGCACCGGCTGGTCTTAACGCGGAAATGTGGCGCGAGGTCCGCGCCCGCTTCATGCCCGAAGCGGGTCTACGCGCCACTCCGGAGGAGGCACGGGAATATCTGGACGAGTGCCAGGATACGCTCGCCGCTTTCTCTCAATATGAGGAAGCGGTCATCTGGCTCGACAATAGCCTCTCGAACCAGTTGATCCTTATCAAAGTGTGCTCGATTGGTTCAGCCGCCGGAATTCAGCTGGCGCAAAGCTGA
- a CDS encoding heme-binding protein, giving the protein MQRLVPVGSILIVFVFVSFVIAAQAPQGGGRGQAAPAKPVGVDAATAKRMIAAAEAAAVAANAQVAIAIVDGNGDLVYFERMDGASARAVTSSQGKARAALLLGVPTREAQESIAAGKPIPVTLTAPPAGAWEITIGQGGLPILKDGKVVAAIGCGGSLPANDEKFCQAGINAIGGK; this is encoded by the coding sequence ATGCAGAGGTTGGTCCCGGTCGGTTCGATTCTGATCGTGTTTGTTTTTGTGTCCTTCGTAATTGCAGCTCAGGCTCCACAAGGCGGCGGGCGCGGTCAGGCCGCGCCCGCAAAACCCGTCGGGGTCGATGCAGCGACAGCGAAAAGGATGATAGCCGCAGCGGAGGCCGCTGCTGTTGCTGCGAATGCACAAGTCGCGATCGCGATCGTCGATGGCAACGGCGATCTTGTTTATTTTGAAAGAATGGATGGCGCCTCGGCCAGAGCGGTCACAAGTTCGCAAGGCAAAGCACGTGCAGCGTTGCTTCTGGGTGTGCCGACCAGAGAAGCTCAGGAGTCGATTGCTGCCGGCAAGCCCATTCCGGTAACGCTCACTGCACCTCCCGCGGGCGCATGGGAGATCACAATTGGGCAGGGCGGGTTGCCGATTCTTAAGGACGGAAAAGTTGTAGCTGCGATCGGCTGTGGCGGATCGCTGCCCGCGAATGACGAGAAGTTCTGTCAGGCGGGTATTAACGCGATTGGAGGCAAATAG